Proteins from a genomic interval of Pseudomonas versuta:
- a CDS encoding thioredoxin fold domain-containing protein, which translates to MRVTQIFAAAAIALVSTFSFADTGAEQAIRKSLETLQLDVPVESISASPMAGLYEVKLKGSRVLYASADGQFIVQGYMFQLKDGKPVNLTEQAERIGVAKLINGIPVAETVVYPAIGETKSHITVFTDTTCPYCHKLHAEVPELNKMGIEVRYVAFPRQGLGSPGDKQLQAVWCSADKKAAMDKMTDGKTVEAPKCANPVAKQFAMGQSIGVNGTPAIVLADGQVIPGYQPAAQVGKLALSVK; encoded by the coding sequence ATGCGCGTGACCCAGATTTTTGCCGCCGCAGCCATTGCGTTGGTCAGTACGTTTTCTTTTGCCGATACCGGTGCCGAACAAGCGATTCGCAAGAGCCTTGAAACACTGCAACTGGATGTTCCGGTCGAGAGCATCAGTGCCAGCCCCATGGCCGGTCTGTACGAAGTCAAACTCAAGGGCAGCCGTGTACTGTATGCCAGTGCCGACGGCCAGTTCATCGTGCAGGGCTATATGTTCCAGCTCAAGGACGGTAAGCCGGTCAACCTGACCGAGCAGGCAGAACGCATTGGCGTCGCCAAATTGATCAATGGCATCCCGGTGGCAGAAACAGTTGTTTACCCGGCAATCGGCGAAACCAAGTCGCACATCACGGTCTTTACCGACACCACTTGTCCGTACTGCCACAAATTGCACGCCGAAGTCCCTGAACTGAACAAAATGGGGATTGAAGTGCGCTATGTTGCTTTCCCACGTCAGGGCCTGGGTTCGCCGGGAGACAAGCAACTGCAAGCCGTCTGGTGCTCCGCGGACAAGAAAGCCGCCATGGACAAGATGACGGATGGTAAAACGGTAGAGGCGCCAAAATGCGCCAATCCGGTGGCCAAACAGTTCGCCATGGGCCAGTCCATTGGTGTAAATGGTACACCTGCGATTGTTTTGGCAGATGGCCAGGTCATTCCGGGCTATCAGCCTGCTGCGCAGGTTGGCAAGCTGGCACTCAGTGTTAAATAA
- the xerD gene encoding site-specific tyrosine recombinase XerD, giving the protein MPAIDNPLIDRFLDALWLEKGLSDNTRDAYRSDLALFNGWLQERGLELASAGRELILDHLAWRLEQGYKPRSTARFLSGARGFYRYLLREKLIAVDPTLQVDMPQLGRPLPKSLSEADVEALLAAPDLGEAIGQRDRAMLEVLYACGLRVTELISLTLEQVNLRQGVLRVMGKGSKERLVPMGEEAIVWVERYMRDARHELLNGRPSDVMFPSQRGEQMTRQTFWHRIKHQARVAGIDKSLSPHTLRHAFATHLLNHGADLRVVQMLLGHSDLSTTQIYTHVARARLQEIHARHHPRG; this is encoded by the coding sequence ATGCCTGCTATAGACAATCCACTTATCGACCGTTTCCTGGATGCCCTGTGGCTGGAAAAGGGGCTGTCGGACAACACCCGTGACGCTTATCGCAGCGATTTGGCGTTATTCAATGGCTGGTTGCAGGAGCGCGGCCTTGAACTGGCCAGTGCCGGGCGCGAGCTGATTCTGGATCACCTGGCGTGGCGCCTGGAACAGGGTTACAAACCTCGCTCCACGGCACGTTTTCTTTCCGGAGCCCGTGGCTTCTATCGTTATTTACTGCGTGAAAAGCTGATTGCAGTCGACCCGACCTTGCAGGTCGATATGCCGCAACTGGGCAGGCCGTTGCCCAAGTCCCTGTCAGAGGCAGACGTCGAAGCGCTACTCGCAGCGCCTGATCTGGGAGAGGCCATTGGTCAGCGTGATCGAGCAATGCTGGAGGTGCTTTATGCCTGCGGCCTGCGGGTGACCGAATTGATCAGCCTGACCCTTGAGCAGGTCAACCTGCGTCAAGGGGTGCTGCGGGTGATGGGCAAGGGCAGCAAGGAGCGGCTGGTACCGATGGGGGAGGAGGCCATTGTCTGGGTTGAGCGCTACATGCGTGATGCCCGTCATGAACTGCTCAACGGCCGGCCCAGCGATGTCATGTTCCCCAGTCAGCGCGGTGAGCAAATGACCCGGCAGACCTTTTGGCACCGTATCAAGCATCAGGCCCGGGTGGCCGGGATCGACAAATCCCTGTCGCCCCACACCTTGCGCCACGCCTTCGCGACCCACTTGCTCAACCATGGCGCCGATTTGCGCGTGGTGCAGATGTTGCTGGGGCACAGCGACCTGTCCACGACCCAGATTTACACCCATGTGGCGCGTGCGCGCCTGCAAGAGATACATGCCCGCCATCACCCCCGTGGCTGA
- a CDS encoding cation:proton antiporter, translating to MNEQQILLALGGIGIVALGSQWLAWRLKLPAILFLLLTGILAGPVLGWLDPQELFGPLLMPLVSLSVALILFEGSLTLHLSEWGEIGSVVRRLVTIGALSTWAVITLATHWLLGFDWLLALLFGTLTLVTGPTVIVPMLRVVRPKASIANILRWEGIVIDPIGALLAVVVYSFIITRASGEGLSHSLLTFGAVIVCGSLFGIVGGWVMGHILRRQWLPEYLHSLATLATVLAIFIASNTVMHESGLMAVTLMGMWMANMKGVDIRNILHFKENLSIFLISGLFILLAARLDLHAMIALGPVVLVLLLIIQFIARPLNVLLSTFGSKLNWRERTLLAWIAPRGIVAAAVSAIFAIRLDQAGHEGALLLVPLTFAVIIGTVVLQSATARPLARLLKVAEPAPSGFLIVGANGAARAIGKALQQLGSRVLLTDSNWENIRCARMQNLPTYFGNPASQHAEVHLDLVGLGHLLALSPSGELNTLAAIRFRHEFGPKRLYTLASGQEIRRTDKHRASDEHRGQSLGNPALTYTQLASELHNGAEIYSTHLTENFTWEDYQALHGERATLLFARDHNSWVHVVTPESDLKPGAGWTLLALIRQDA from the coding sequence ATGAATGAACAACAGATTCTGCTGGCGCTGGGGGGAATCGGCATCGTTGCCCTGGGCTCTCAGTGGCTGGCCTGGCGCCTGAAACTGCCAGCCATCCTGTTTTTACTCTTGACCGGGATTCTCGCAGGGCCCGTTCTGGGCTGGCTTGATCCGCAAGAGCTGTTCGGCCCTCTGCTAATGCCTCTGGTTTCGCTGTCAGTGGCGCTGATTCTGTTTGAAGGCAGCCTGACCCTGCACCTGTCCGAATGGGGTGAAATAGGCAGCGTAGTGCGCCGCCTGGTTACCATCGGCGCCCTCTCGACCTGGGCGGTGATTACCCTGGCCACGCATTGGCTGCTGGGCTTTGACTGGCTGCTGGCGCTGCTGTTCGGCACCCTGACACTGGTCACCGGGCCAACGGTGATTGTGCCAATGCTGCGTGTGGTGCGACCCAAGGCATCAATTGCCAATATCCTGCGCTGGGAAGGCATTGTCATCGACCCCATTGGCGCGTTACTGGCAGTGGTGGTGTACAGCTTCATCATTACCCGCGCGTCAGGCGAGGGCCTGAGCCACAGCCTGCTGACCTTTGGCGCAGTGATTGTGTGCGGCAGCCTGTTTGGCATCGTGGGCGGCTGGGTCATGGGGCATATCCTGCGCCGGCAATGGCTGCCGGAATACCTGCACAGCCTGGCCACACTGGCGACAGTGCTGGCCATATTCATTGCCTCCAATACGGTGATGCATGAGTCAGGACTGATGGCCGTCACGCTGATGGGCATGTGGATGGCCAATATGAAGGGCGTTGATATACGCAACATTCTGCACTTCAAAGAAAACCTGAGTATTTTTCTGATATCGGGCCTGTTCATTTTGCTGGCGGCACGCCTGGACCTGCATGCCATGATCGCGCTGGGCCCCGTGGTGCTGGTGTTGCTGTTGATCATTCAATTTATTGCGCGCCCGCTGAACGTACTGCTCTCGACTTTCGGCTCAAAACTCAACTGGCGTGAGCGCACGCTACTGGCCTGGATCGCACCGCGCGGCATTGTTGCGGCGGCGGTGTCGGCCATTTTTGCAATTCGCCTGGATCAGGCCGGACATGAAGGGGCACTGCTGCTGGTTCCACTGACGTTTGCCGTGATCATTGGCACCGTTGTGCTGCAGAGTGCTACCGCTCGCCCCCTGGCACGCCTGCTCAAGGTCGCCGAGCCAGCACCCAGCGGCTTTCTGATCGTCGGCGCCAACGGGGCGGCCCGGGCCATTGGCAAAGCCCTGCAGCAACTGGGCAGTCGCGTATTGCTGACCGACTCCAACTGGGAAAATATCCGCTGCGCGCGCATGCAGAACTTGCCGACCTACTTTGGCAACCCGGCCTCGCAACACGCCGAGGTGCATCTGGACCTGGTGGGCCTCGGGCACCTGCTTGCGCTGTCGCCATCAGGTGAGCTCAATACCCTGGCCGCAATCCGATTTCGCCATGAATTTGGCCCAAAGCGCCTGTACACATTGGCCAGCGGTCAGGAAATTCGCCGCACCGACAAACATCGCGCCAGTGATGAGCATCGCGGGCAATCCCTGGGCAACCCGGCCCTGACCTACACCCAACTGGCCAGTGAACTGCACAACGGTGCCGAGATATACAGCACTCACCTGACTGAAAACTTCACTTGGGAGGATTACCAGGCCTTGCATGGCGAACGCGCCACACTGCTGTTTGCCCGTGACCACAACAGTTGGGTGCATGTGGTGACGCCAGAGAGCGATTTGAAGCCGGGAGCCGGCTGGACGCTATTGGCCTTGATCAGGCAGGACGCCTAG
- a CDS encoding acyl-CoA thioesterase, which produces MSSREQEIQRRTELSVTRITKAVFPSTTNHHNTLFGGTALAWMDEVSFIAATRFCRLPLVTVSTDRIDFNHPIAAGCIVELVGRVVKVGNTSLKVEVEVYVESMSCDGRELAIQGLFSFVAIDDDKRPVPVLPGFARQGE; this is translated from the coding sequence ATGTCTTCGCGTGAGCAAGAAATTCAACGTCGTACCGAACTGTCCGTTACCCGCATCACCAAGGCGGTATTCCCGTCGACCACCAATCACCACAACACTTTGTTTGGCGGCACCGCACTGGCGTGGATGGACGAAGTATCGTTTATCGCCGCGACCCGTTTCTGCCGTTTGCCGCTGGTGACAGTGTCCACCGACCGGATCGACTTCAACCACCCGATCGCGGCCGGCTGCATTGTTGAACTGGTGGGGCGTGTGGTTAAAGTCGGCAACACCAGCCTCAAGGTTGAAGTTGAGGTGTATGTCGAAAGCATGAGCTGTGATGGTCGCGAGCTGGCAATCCAGGGCTTGTTCAGCTTTGTCGCCATTGACGATGACAAGCGCCCGGTGCCGGTATTGCCAGGCTTTGCCCGCCAAGGCGAGTAA
- the rplS gene encoding 50S ribosomal protein L19, translating to MTNKIILALEAEQMTKEIPPFAPGDTVVVQVKVKEGDRSRLQAFEGVVIAKRNRGVNSAFTVRKISNGVGVERTFQTYSPQIDSMAVKRRGDVRKAKLYYLRDLSGKAARIKEKLA from the coding sequence ATGACTAACAAAATCATCCTTGCACTCGAAGCAGAGCAGATGACTAAAGAGATCCCTCCTTTTGCCCCGGGCGACACTGTTGTCGTTCAGGTGAAAGTGAAGGAAGGCGATCGTTCGCGTCTGCAAGCTTTCGAAGGTGTAGTGATTGCCAAGCGTAACCGTGGTGTGAACAGTGCTTTCACTGTTCGTAAAATCTCCAACGGTGTTGGCGTAGAGCGTACTTTCCAGACCTACAGCCCGCAAATCGACAGCATGGCAGTCAAGCGTCGCGGTGACGTTCGTAAAGCCAAGCTGTACTACCTGCGTGACCTGTCCGGTAAAGCAGCTCGCATCAAGGAAAAACTGGCTTAA
- the trmD gene encoding tRNA (guanosine(37)-N1)-methyltransferase TrmD has translation MAKLRVEVISLFPEMFSAISDYGITSRAVKQGLLQLTCWNPRDYTTDRHHTVDDRPFGGGPGMVMKIKPLEDALVQAREAAGEAAKVIYLSPQGRQLNQSAVRELANEEALILIAGRYEGIDERFIDAYVDEEWSIGDYVLSGGELPAMVLIDAVTRLLPGALGHADSAEEDSFTDGLLDCPHYTRPEVYADQRVPDVLLSGNHAHIRRWRLQQSLGRTFERRADLLESRSLSGEEKKLLEEYIRERDDS, from the coding sequence GTGGCTAAATTGCGCGTAGAAGTGATCAGTTTGTTTCCCGAAATGTTTTCCGCCATCAGCGACTACGGCATCACTAGTCGTGCGGTGAAACAAGGGCTGTTGCAGCTCACCTGTTGGAACCCGCGTGACTACACAACGGACCGGCATCACACTGTGGACGATCGCCCATTTGGCGGTGGTCCGGGCATGGTGATGAAGATCAAGCCTCTGGAAGATGCACTGGTTCAGGCCAGAGAAGCAGCCGGAGAGGCGGCGAAGGTTATTTACCTGTCGCCCCAAGGCCGTCAGCTGAATCAGTCGGCGGTACGCGAACTGGCGAATGAGGAAGCATTAATCCTCATTGCAGGTCGCTATGAAGGCATTGACGAGCGTTTTATAGATGCTTATGTCGATGAAGAGTGGTCGATTGGTGACTATGTACTTTCCGGTGGCGAGCTGCCGGCGATGGTTCTGATTGATGCGGTTACACGACTGCTGCCTGGAGCTTTAGGGCATGCGGACTCCGCGGAGGAAGATTCCTTCACGGATGGTTTGCTGGATTGCCCGCACTACACCCGACCGGAGGTGTATGCGGATCAGCGTGTTCCCGACGTATTGCTTAGTGGCAATCATGCACACATCCGGCGTTGGCGTTTACAGCAGTCCCTTGGGCGGACCTTTGAACGACGCGCCGATCTTCTGGAAAGCCGCTCGCTTTCTGGAGAAGAGAAGAAGCTGCTCGAGGAATATATCCGCGAGCGGGACGATAGTTAA
- the rimM gene encoding ribosome maturation factor RimM (Essential for efficient processing of 16S rRNA) has translation MSVTPDLADDLIVIGKIYSIHGVRGEVKVYSFTDPIDNLLDYKKLTLRRGNDVRQAELVSGRSHNGKFLVVKLKGLDDRDEAGLLREFEICVPRNLFPELTDGEYYWYQLQGLKVTNLEGQLLGKVVDLMETGSNDVMEVKPCPGSLDDRDRLLPYTEQCVLSIDLEAGEMKVDWDADF, from the coding sequence ATGAGCGTGACGCCTGATCTTGCTGATGATTTGATCGTTATCGGCAAAATTTATTCAATTCATGGCGTTCGCGGCGAAGTGAAGGTTTATTCCTTTACGGATCCAATTGATAACCTGTTGGACTACAAAAAGCTGACGCTTCGGCGCGGTAATGATGTGCGACAGGCAGAGCTGGTCAGTGGCCGTTCTCATAACGGCAAGTTTCTGGTCGTAAAGCTCAAGGGTCTTGATGACCGCGATGAAGCTGGTCTTCTGCGCGAATTCGAAATCTGCGTGCCGCGCAACCTGTTTCCTGAACTGACCGATGGCGAGTACTACTGGTACCAGCTGCAGGGTCTTAAAGTGACCAACCTCGAAGGGCAATTGCTCGGCAAGGTTGTAGATCTGATGGAAACTGGCTCGAACGATGTCATGGAAGTCAAACCTTGCCCGGGTAGCCTGGATGATCGTGATCGCTTGTTGCCCTATACAGAGCAATGCGTGTTGAGCATCGACCTGGAAGCCGGCGAGATGAAGGTGGATTGGGATGCGGACTTCTAA
- the rpsP gene encoding 30S ribosomal protein S16, with amino-acid sequence MLTIRLALGGSKKRPFYHLTVTDSRNPRDGSHKEQIGFFNPVARGQEVRFSIKEDRLAYWLGVGAQMSERVAQLVKENAKAAA; translated from the coding sequence ATGCTAACAATCCGTCTTGCCCTTGGCGGCTCCAAAAAGCGCCCGTTTTACCACTTGACCGTTACCGATAGCCGTAACCCACGTGATGGTTCCCACAAGGAACAAATTGGCTTCTTCAACCCGGTTGCCCGTGGTCAGGAAGTTCGTTTCTCCATCAAAGAAGACCGCCTCGCCTACTGGTTGGGTGTTGGTGCACAAATGTCTGAGCGCGTTGCTCAGCTTGTGAAAGAAAACGCTAAGGCTGCGGCCTGA